The Corythoichthys intestinalis isolate RoL2023-P3 chromosome 1, ASM3026506v1, whole genome shotgun sequence genome has a segment encoding these proteins:
- the nip7 gene encoding 60S ribosome subunit biogenesis protein NIP7 homolog, with amino-acid sequence MRPLTEEETKTLFEKLSKYIGENIKLLVDRPDGTYCFRLHNERVYYMSEKILKLSTNISRDKLVSIGTCFGKFTKTKKFRLHITALDFLAPYAKFKVWVKPGAEQSFLYGNHILKSGLGRITENTTQYQGVVVYSMADVPLGFGVAAKTTQECRRVDPMSIVVFHQADVGEFIRNEDALT; translated from the exons ATGAGGCCGCTAACAGAAGAAGAGACGAAGACATTGTTTGAGAAGCTGTCTAAATA TATTGGAGAAAATATAAAGCTCCTCGTGGACAGACCGGATGGCACGTATTGTTTCAGGCTTCACAATGAGCGGGTATATTATATGag TGAGAAGATTCTCAAATTGTCCACAAACATTTCCCGGGACAAACTGGTATCAATTGGCACTTGTTTTGGCAAGTTTACTAAAACGAAGAAGTTCCGGCTACACATCACAGCTCTGGATTTCCTGGCGCCATATGCAAAG TTCAAGGTGTGGGTGAAGCCTGGAGCCGAACAATCTTTCCTGTATGGGAATCATATACTGAAATCTGGACTGGGGAGGATTACGGAGAACACTACACAGTACCAGGGCGTGGTGGTTTACTCCATGGCTGACGTTCCCCTG GGTTTTGGAGTGGCTGCCAAGACGACCCAGGAGTGTCGGCGAGTGGACCCTATGTCGATAGTGGTGTTCCACCAAGCTGATGTGGGGGAATTTATTAGGAATGAAGATGCATTgacataa
- the cdc42se2 gene encoding CDC42 small effector protein 2, with protein sequence MTEFWVCFSCCIAEQPQPKRRRRIDRSMIGEPTNFVHTTHVGSGDMGLGLASVDLVQAQMKSKGGYVHGGSEGSQL encoded by the exons ATGACTGAATTCTGGGTTTGTTTCAGCTGCTGTATTGCAGAGCAGCCACAACCT AAACGGCGGCGACGGATCGACCGCTCCATGATCGGCGAGCCAACAAACTTTGTCCATACCACACACGTAGGCTCGGGTGACATGGGCCTGGGATTGGCCTCT GTTGACCTGGTTCAAGCCCAGATGAAGTCCAAAGGCGGCTACGTACACGGCGGCTCTGAAGGCTCACAATTATGA